Within Lolium rigidum isolate FL_2022 chromosome 5, APGP_CSIRO_Lrig_0.1, whole genome shotgun sequence, the genomic segment acaagatccatgcatacctcaagaccgcccagtcaagacagaagagttacgccgacaagagacgccgagagatgaccttcgacatcggagatttcgtgtatctcaaagtctcacccctcaaaggaatgcagagattccaactcagaggaaaaCTTGCtcccagatatgtcggacccttcaaggttccgagtcgccgaggagaagtttcatatcagcttgaacaaccggaagaaatgtccgtcgtgcacaatgtgtttcacatatcactacttcggaagtgcttagaagtgccggagaagacggaggtgttcaagaacatcgatcacaaatcggtggatatcaacaaggacttgacgtatcgcgaagttcctattcgcatcctggaagaagctttcagaaccacccgcaccagaagtatcaagttcccGAAGATTCAATGAAACAAtcataccgaagaagaagccacttgggagcgagaagaagatatgaagaaggaattccccgatctctttagtacctagttttctttaagatctcgggacgagatcttttgtaaggggcaagggtttgtaacatcccagatTTCAATCAATGAGAAATAGTGGTTCCCAAAGTTCAAATTTTTcaaccaacaaaaaacttttattcttgcatatagtgctatgcatagtatgTGTGCATTTGTGTGACATTGCTATGATGAGTGCTTGCAACTCTTACCAATATACTAAAATCCTACCCTTGATCCCTTGTAAtcacaaagaaaagcaaaaacaaaaagaaaagaataaaagttagaaaatcacaaaaccctcacatatggtttatgccatttttgaaattcttcaacctagaccaatttgacttgtgccattggttggagatggttactaaacacttattaaaacttttggaatcaaagaaactcaaatcaaatcaaatttgatttcaaaatgagctcacatgcactaatggtcaaatctgccatttttaacatgatgcccactttgagcctctgtagttagagattcttaaaccaatcaaatccaactctttgcagctcatccaagacctcatcaaggagaacaactttaTTCAAGAACACCCCTGCAAACTCTCTCTGGATTCAAAGATATGATCAGGCAAAGTGGAGACATTGAAGCAGATTCAAGATTGTGCACTTTTTGAATTTTTGCAAATCaactcaaatttgaccaccaccaccaccactctgcTCCAAATCCTATTCAAAtcaaacccaccaaaattcaatcaaaaattcaaaaattatgttcatgcggccatttggtcgaacaAATCGTGGGCATGAATCTGCCAACCCCATGCATTGCAAAAACCAGTGGATATTTGCCTCCACTATCAACCCTAGGTCATCTCTGGTACTCCCCTGACCCCTCTACACTttgccaagcaccagagacaagAAGGGTTACACTAAATCATCACCATTTGACCAAACCATGTCATGCCGTGGCATGACATGGACACACACCTGCTCACTCTCTCCCTGCTCGAATCCAATGTGCCACACCTTGTCACACAACCTCTCCTCACCCTCCTGGACGTGCCAGACACGCTGCTCGACCCAGTGGTGCACCACACACGCCGGCACGATGCACGCCCAGAAACGCACacgcgcgccagagcgcgcactgGCAAGCCCTGGACGCGCCAAAGCACACCCTTGCCACTCCGCGTCAACGCTCGCCTGGACCCCTCCTTGCGCCACCAGCTCCACTACGTCACCAGCCACCGCCAGGACACGCCCATTGGCTCGCTCGACGCTCGTACACGACGACGCCATCATCGACGTCCGCCGCAGTACTGAGAGCTTCGGTCACACTCGCGAGCTCGTCTCTGCCTTGTTTTCCCCGCAATCAAGCCCTACCACACCTCTGTGACGTCGCCAAGCCACCCGCGTCAGCGCCAGTGCCCCAGAGCCCCTATAGCGACATCGCCGCAGCTGACCTCACCGCCGAGCCACGACCACCCTCAgttgctataaaaggaggcctcccctcGCTCATTTCTCCACACCATCGCCTTCCCCGCTCATCTCTGACTCTCCTCGCCACCTTTCTGCTCGACATTACCCACTAGCGCCGCCCAATTTCACCATCGCCGCCCGTGaccgccgcagaagctcgccggCGATAGAAGCTGCCCCAGAAGACGCCGCTGGTGCCAGACgatccgccgtcgtccacaacgtcacCGAAGCTCATCGCCGacgatcgccgcgccgccggtgagtcgGCAACCCCCGACCCTCGCCGCCAGAGAGCTcgcttctcgccggagaagacgacgctcGTGCGCCTTTGGATTCCCTTCTAATCGTGTGTCTCAGAGCGAGCGTACCGATTCGCTCCGTTAAGTGTGACTGATGTGTGGAccccgctgtcaggcggcccgctcacGCGAGAcgtgcagctgggccggcccatgttATTTTCGCTGTTTAGCCCAGTTtcgtttcccgcctaggcccaaagattcaaatttgaatttttcgAAATTGTCCAATTGCTTGCAGATgctattttcaaaattgaatagaatcaaatttatccaaccaaatttgatgaatttggtgTTGTTGGAAAGAGGGTGAAAaactctatccaaccccactggtctcatctcaaacttctttgtagaattaaggtgacaaaaataacaaggcagggacttttgtaacttcaaacaattattaaaaatcaaccctaagtgattttgagttgattccaactctcataaatcacatttcacatactctacatgtttatgtaaaaacatcacatagttgtttgtatgatcatggactagagcaaaataatggctatgtggctatttctagtccatttaaatcatccaaaattatttcttaattagtatgagaggtttcctcttatttaaatcatggtcctaagcaattcaaagtgagGTGTGGacttggtctatataatctcataatggattacttagagacattaaattgttgtAAGATTAaggtttaaattgtatgaggttagtacctcatttaaatctttgttcccaaataatagatatgaagtgttgaccttgatcaacatgaattcatatctcattattatttgaggaaattcaattttaaaaagattcaatgagaggaaattatttctctgttACAAGTTTTCTTAACACACAAGCCAACCCCCTTTTTTGATTAGTGTTGTGATGATAGAATAGCTTGAGTGAACCATGTGTGTGATTAGTATAGCCTTAAgacttgcttggtgattgtatacttcgtattcgattttagacgctagtaccgaggagtaccaggaggaggaggtctacttccaggaagaagaagaccactttgatcagtacaccaaccaaggcaagctaatattcttgcaagctaccttagtgcaaagctctctttgagcaaggcaccattgcccTATTAACTTGTGTTTCCCTTTACAAAtcccagtttttatctctcaAAGCTTTACTTTGCTTTAcaagtttacttttatagttaacttgagtctagttgtgaagtagtacaagagtatcaaagttagcctagaaagctacaaaCTAATTAGCAACCCTCAtgcttagttgctagtgctaaattaaaactcGACTACTCTAGCGGGGAACTTGTGAAacttttgaattctgaaaaccttggaatgatgagtcattctattgagagattttgaaggtgaatatgacttgaaggaTATGGtgtttttgatgaaaactgatgattgggttcggatgtgataccatttcaattcttgagtacccccacaatacctgattatgggtaaggctttagctggaaatttatgtatcttagtatgggttccctctaaacaagcgtcatagaggttacgccgaggctgcctccgttgaaagtgaaatgatgtaacctgaggtgaatgtacgacacaagccctgtgcagttcccaggataaaagttggctatcaccgggaggccatgctcatggggagaggtgcctatactagggtgtgtaagtgaaatgttaatggttgatgatccgcataccgagttatgattattcagggttatccctgacggatgtagtcaaatgttgtggcacaagtgtgcgacctctgcagagtgtaaacctattcgaatagccgcgtccgcggtcatggaaagttggaaaggccatactgttccgtcatcagaacttttacaaAAGGGTGACTTGTGGTTTGAATCTGAAAGGTGACTCTGATTTGAATCaccacagagttgtgggaatgtcactaatgttcccacttgagttagttagcatatgaggagtcttttactaaagtgtttatgaactaaaattggctttatgcaaataacctagagcttagcatacTTTCCCTCAAACTGTTAGTGCTTACaccagtattagtttgcgagtacttgaaagtactcacggctgtgttcctggctattcaaatggccagactatgaagctgaacaacactatgaagatgacggccagcaggacgtctacgacaactaggagcttctcctgacgtcaagcgtttcctgtggaatagatagtccactactacttcgctttcgCTACGTATTATgcaatgatcattagatcaagtgttgtaatgagactggatcatgtgatcctttttatgtAATTACTactatggtgttgtaatgaatgatgactctatgatattcaactgttatgtctcgcaaaagcaatcttcatgggattgcgatgtatgacataataggcatctggacttaaaaatccgggtgttgacagctgcTGCGCTGCCGCCTCCTCCGAGTTCGGCccatcgtcgttgtcgtcgtcgtcctcgtcctcctcctcctccatttgcgccgCCGTCGCCAACACATCGGCCTCCACTGCCTAGGCTGCCACTTCCACTGTCACCGCCTCCTTCTGCAACTGCTGCCCTAGTGCCTCTTGCCGCTGCCATTGATGGAGCTCCCACATCCGCAACCGCTCCTGCAGCTCCTCAATGCGTCTCTGCTCGTACAGCTCGTTCGCACGCCGCCGTAGCTCCATCTCATCCGCACGGCAACGCCGATGCCCCCGCTATGGATGCCTTTTATAGGCGTCGGCGACGCGAGAAGAGGCGGGGaaaaaagcgcgggaagaaagagCGGGTGCGATGGTGGCGAAGCGTGGAGGAGGTGCAGAGACGCGTCGGGAAGGCGTAGCGCCGACGGGATGTCTCGCCTGCCCCTATCTCGCTATTAAGATAAAGCTACGACGCTTCGTTCGTGTGGCAATGACGCGTCgagcccgccactccccgcctcgatcTCGCTGTGTCCGGAGCGTCCGGAGCATCTCCTATGAAGAGAGGCTTTGGACTGAGATCGAAAATATATCCAGCGCGTCCCAAAATTCATTGGGGGCGTAACTGGAGATGCTAAGTTGCCTATCGATGGCTTGGTATGGTAGCGGCAAGGTCCCTCGTGGCCTCATGGCTGATTGTGAGGTTGCCAGACTAGAGAATAGTAGAGGAGTCCCATGGCTAGGGGTATGGGTTCTTTGGAACATTTTGTACTACCATAGTGCATAAGCACTTTTTGGTTGCGACGCCTTGTTAACTTGTTCACCTGACTGTCATGGATTTTTTTCGTGTGGCGGGATATTTTTGAACAATGTAGCATATATATTGTTGAACTTTACCCGACACTTATGATGTAGACATGTATTTTTTATCAAATTTATTTCCATTTCTTAAATGTTGGATTGGCTTGATTAATGGATAGTTTATTGGCACATTGGATCTAATCCTTTTTATGTTAGATTTCAGGAGAATATAACTAAAATACTATGATAATGGTGGGACGAAGCAAAAATTCTGAAGATGTACTCGTGGATCTAAGAAAAATACCAAGAGAGACTTGTTTGGCGCTCTTCGGCCGGAATTGGAGTAAGCACTAGGAACATGTTTGGTTCGCACTTTCTATTCATAATCTGATTACGATGCAACATGATGCAGTTAATCATGTTTCTTTCTCACCTTCCATAAAAAAATCACACCACAAGTCTGAAACTGCATGGAGCCCCATGTGTGATTTTAGTAACGGATGACAATCTCTATAGTctaatatttgcattgagttatatttgtaggagtttttcataggcaattcttgaaccatatgttagcTTCaaagttgcaataagaagaaattgatgaataaCGTCAAGTGTCAAGTTTGTCttaaagatgaagatgaagtgagccctcaagtttaacttcaaaacatcaacatgatgaagaatgaagaaatgaagtgcaagttcaagatgagccatctcgaagatatCATTTGCTTGAACCATGTCATCCATATGTTGATCATTAGCATGGTCACAGGTATTTCTTAGGCTTTACTTTAATATTTTACTTTAAAGTTAATGGATCAGCTAACCCTAATTCTTTTACTTAATCATTTAGTAATCCCTAGGGATTATGAAAGCTACTATTCACTGAGTGGTAGTTCTTGACTAAGTATTTCAAGTTTTTAGAGTTGAAGTCTACTGCTTCACTATTATGGTTAATTACATTTCTTAGTTTCACTTTATTGCCTCACTTAAGGTTAATGTAGGGTGTTAGCCCCAATTATTTTTAGTGAATTTATTTCTAGATGAGGTTAGAACACGAGTGACTTTTATTTTAATGTTAAGAATAAATATATATAGCTCCTCCTACTATTTCTAGTTTTAATAACATTTAGCTTTATAATTTTCCCTTTTAAGGAAATTGGGGTGTAGCCGTGTAGGGCTTAGGTTATTACTAATTAAACGAATTTTTTACTAATACCACACATCATTTTAGAAAACACTCCATTCACATATTCAACTTTTTATGAAATTACTTTAACACGGTAAAATTGCTCAATTTTTTTATTAATTCTTTGAGTTTCTATGCATTTAAGTAATTAAATAATATAGTTTATTTGAGTATATAATATTTCGGTGATAGAATTTAAGTGGTCATAATGATTTTTGTGAGGTTTGGTTATTTTTCTACATTTTTACCAATTCTTAGAAGCTTTTAGGTTTTAACCATATTAGTAAAATCAAATTTTAATTACTTTTTGCGCTGAAATGAATCTAGCCACATAGACTTGCCTGTGGAGCCAAGGCTAGGTCAAAGGCCATGTTGGCTAACGGTCAACTACATGTTTTGTGCAGAATCATATTAGTTCTTGCTCTGCCTTCTTCATCAAAGGAACCATCTACTGAGAGAGCAGCCTAACCATGTGTAGGCCACTGCCATGGAGGACTTGGAGCCTTCCTCATATCTCAAGTAGGCCACACCGTATTAACACACTTCTTCCCTTGATAATTTTAGATACCGATCGGATCTAATACAATGTATCACAGTAGCTACATATTTACCTTTTGGTTACTTCAATTGGAGGACAAATCTCGTCGTGAAGAATGTCATTTCTCAATTGCCTCTTCATTAGAGCTTTAGAGGGGCGCTAACTGTCTATCCTGAATGTAGAACAAGTTCTGAGTACTTCCTAAGAATAAACTTGCCTCTTGGTTAGAAATACGAAAATAGGTGGATGACATTCTTGGCTTCTTTCCATTTACTGAGGCTACAGTAAAATGTGAAATCCCTACTTGCAGTGTTGCACTACTTCCTTCTGGTTTTATCGTCTATAATGGTATGTGACCAAAATTTCTCATGTCAAATTGTCAAAGTTTTGGTCAAGATCAATCTTTTTGTCTTGTTATCTCTAAATTAATCTAATTTGATGTTGCATACATTAAACTCGTTTCTTGTTCAATCTACATCTATAGTTTTATACTTCATGGTGTGGTATTAAGTTGAGGTGGGATACTTTCGATCGGCAAGGAGCAAGTGCATAAATTGAAAGTGTTGTGTTCTGTATGAGACTGTATGCCGTCTTCATTCTTGTTCTCCACCGATGCCATAGTCTCTCTGTTCTTAAATAAACATGAGTTGGTAAACTGCAGAACATATTTGCATTTTGCAGAAATAAACATTTTCTTGTCTCTGAATTTTTTTGATTTGATCTTTTCTGATGCTGGTTTGCCTGTGCATTTCTTTTCCCTTACTGTGAGTTGTGACTTATGAGATATTTCTCCGCTTATCATCTTATTTTAGTCAGGAACATTTGCCATTGCAACAAGTCTTTTTTTTCAAGCGCAAACAGACAGCAGATGTGCATTACAAAACATGAATCGTATTGTGATATGGCGAATTCCAAATTGCAACAGATACACAACTGTTACTTCAGATGCAAAACTACACAAGTACATTTTACTAGAAAGCAACTAAGGGACATACAAAGTTGCAATTACAATAATTGTATTACAATGTGTGTTTCACAAGTACTCCTTCATGTCGCGGGTCGGCCGGTTCTTGCCACCGGTGAAACGATCTTCAGCAGCTGATCTCATATGGCGCCACTTCGTCAGCATCCGCAGGAGGACCTTCTCAGCTTGGGCAGGAGGATCTCCTCAGCTAGTCTTCGTCGCCGGCGAACCACGGAAGCTTGAGCGCGTCGGCCGCCGTCAATCTCTTGTCGGGGTTGCACGTAAGAAGTCCCTCCATGACCTCGAATCCTTCCTCGGACAGGGTCTCCTCTGGGAACAGCTCGCGCAGCCTGCTGCGCTGTCCGGGCTTCAGCGCTGGAATCTTGGCGGCGCGGGGCAGGGACGCGAACCCGGGCCACTCGACCTCGTCCGGCGTGCCTAGCAGCCCGAAGATGGTCCATAGGTAGATAATCTCCTCAGCGTAGAGACGCTGCATCTCGAGCAGGGCTTCCTCCACGCCGGCACGCAGCAGAAGCATCTCGCCGCCGACGAGCTCTGCCATGACGCAGCCGATCGACCACGCGTCCACGAGCGAGTCGATATCCGGTTTCCCCAGGAGCACCTCCGGAGCGGCGTAGGGCATCGTGCCGGCCTCGCTGTGCGGCGGCGGGTCGGAGGCCGAGATGGCGAGGCCGAAATCGCAGATCTTGAGGACCTCCTCGCCTTCCGTGAGCAGGAGGTTGGCCGGCTTGATGTCGCGGTGCACGACGTTGCGTTCATGCACCCCCTTGGCGCCCGTCAGGAGCTGGCGCATGAAGGCGCGCACGGTGGCctccgggggcggcggcgcgctgcGGTCCTGCCGCTCGTCGAGGATGTCGCGGAGGCTCTGGCCGGCTACGAAGTCCATGACCAGGCCGAGCTTGGTGGTGCTCGGGTTAAGGACGACGCCGTGGAAGCCGACGACGTGGGGGTTCCCGCTGCACGCCTCGAGGA encodes:
- the LOC124656092 gene encoding putative cyclin-dependent kinase F-2, encoding MAICKRPAAAVAMGGQAVNKKRKVVVAKRTWPGPSGIKKAAVIKKPAAYATTADYEEEKTCLGEGAFGVVFKARHRVTGQTVAIKHLASPPPEVDAAECPDPREQLLREARFLEACSGNPHVVGFHGVVLNPSTTKLGLVMDFVAGQSLRDILDERQDRSAPPPPEATVRAFMRQLLTGAKGVHERNVVHRDIKPANLLLTEGEEVLKICDFGLAISASDPPPHSEAGTMPYAAPEVLLGKPDIDSLVDAWSIGCVMAELVGGEMLLLRAGVEEALLEMQRLYAEEIIYLWTIFGLLGTPDEVEWPGFASLPRAAKIPALKPGQRSRLRELFPEETLSEEGFEVMEGLLTCNPDKRLTAADALKLPWFAGDED